From Paraflavitalea devenefica, the proteins below share one genomic window:
- a CDS encoding bifunctional nuclease family protein gives MKKIELEIVALSHSITQTHSYAVVLGEVNGLRRLPIVIGGFEAQAIAVALEKMHPSRPLTHDLMKNFMNAFNIDLQEIIICDLQEGIFYSKLVCVSEHDTVEIDSRTSDALALAVRFGCPIYTYDNILESAGILMEDPSGKKKQPKEAVAAESGGAHDDLRSMTLEELNTLLNEVLDQEDYIRAIAIRDEINSRKRGR, from the coding sequence ATGAAAAAAATTGAGCTGGAAATAGTTGCGCTGTCACACAGTATCACCCAGACACACTCTTACGCAGTCGTATTGGGTGAAGTGAACGGCCTTCGTCGTTTGCCCATCGTAATTGGTGGTTTTGAAGCGCAGGCCATTGCAGTGGCACTGGAAAAGATGCATCCCAGCAGGCCATTGACCCATGACCTGATGAAGAATTTCATGAATGCCTTCAATATCGACCTGCAGGAGATCATTATCTGCGACCTCCAGGAAGGCATTTTCTATTCTAAACTGGTGTGTGTAAGCGAGCATGACACCGTGGAAATAGATTCCCGCACTTCCGACGCCCTGGCACTGGCCGTCCGTTTTGGCTGTCCTATTTATACCTACGATAACATCCTGGAAAGCGCCGGCATCCTGATGGAGGACCCCTCCGGCAAGAAAAAACAACCCAAAGAAGCAGTGGCCGCAGAATCGGGCGGCGCCCATGACGACCTCCGGTCTATGACACTGGAAGAGCTGAATACCCTGCTGAATGAGGTACTGGACCAGGAAGATTATATCCGCGCCATCGCCATCCGTGATGAGATCAATAGCCGCAAAAGAGGCCGGTAA
- a CDS encoding electron transfer flavoprotein subunit alpha/FixB family protein: MSVLIFIDQADGHVKKASLEALSYGAKVAEQLGTTAEGVVLGTVTEDLAALGKYGVKKIHHVANDTLNHFDAQVFTAVIAQAVTAAGATVVIFSNNVDGKAIAPRLAARLKAGLVSGAVALPDTSNGFVVKKNVFSGKAFANIALSSPVKIISLNANAYKITAGEGTAEVAALNATVESSKVKVKTVNKVTGEIPLSEAEIVVSGGRGLKGPENWGMIEELAHLLGGATACSRPVADVHWRPHHEHVGQTGLAIAPNLYIAIGISGAIQHLAGVNRSKVIVVINKDPEAPFFKAADYGIVGDAFEVVPKIIEAVKKVKGVA, from the coding sequence ATGTCTGTTCTTATATTCATTGACCAGGCCGACGGCCATGTAAAAAAAGCCTCTTTAGAAGCACTGAGCTATGGCGCTAAAGTGGCTGAGCAACTGGGCACTACTGCAGAAGGCGTAGTGCTGGGTACGGTAACGGAAGACCTGGCCGCGCTGGGCAAGTACGGTGTTAAAAAGATACACCATGTAGCCAATGATACCCTGAACCATTTTGATGCGCAGGTATTCACCGCTGTGATAGCACAGGCAGTCACTGCTGCAGGCGCTACCGTGGTTATTTTCTCCAATAACGTAGATGGCAAGGCCATTGCCCCCCGGCTGGCAGCCCGTTTGAAAGCAGGCCTGGTGTCTGGTGCGGTAGCTTTACCCGATACCAGCAATGGCTTTGTGGTGAAGAAGAACGTATTTTCCGGAAAGGCATTTGCCAATATCGCCCTTAGCTCTCCTGTCAAGATCATTTCACTGAACGCGAACGCTTATAAAATAACTGCCGGAGAAGGCACTGCCGAAGTAGCGGCCCTGAATGCTACAGTAGAATCCTCCAAAGTAAAAGTGAAGACGGTCAATAAGGTTACCGGCGAGATCCCCCTCAGCGAAGCAGAGATCGTTGTGAGCGGCGGCCGTGGTTTGAAAGGCCCCGAGAACTGGGGTATGATTGAAGAGCTGGCGCACCTGCTGGGTGGCGCTACCGCCTGTAGCCGGCCCGTTGCCGATGTACACTGGCGTCCGCACCATGAGCACGTAGGACAAACCGGCCTGGCCATTGCTCCCAACCTCTATATTGCGATCGGTATTTCCGGCGCTATCCAGCACCTGGCCGGGGTAAACAGGAGCAAGGTGATCGTGGTGATCAATAAAGACCCGGAAGCCCCCTTCTTTAAGGCGGCAGACTATGGTATTGTAGGCGATGCCTTTGAGGTAGTGCCCAAAATCATAGAAGCGGTGAAAAAAGTAAAAGGAGTGGCATAA
- a CDS encoding electron transfer flavoprotein subunit beta/FixA family protein → MKILVCISKTPDTTAKIAFTDNNTKFAQDGVQWIINPYDEWYALVRAIELKEKDPSTVLHLVTVAGADTDPVIRKALALGGDEAYRVNADSHDSFYIASQIAEVAKQGNYDLIFTGKETIDYNGSSIGGMVAELLNLPYVSLAIKFELNSTTATITREIEGGEEICEVSLPVVVSCQKGMAEQRIPNMKGIMGARTKPLKVVEPAAVDALTSVVGFELPPAKAGVKLVPADNPAELVRLLHEETKLI, encoded by the coding sequence ATGAAGATTTTAGTTTGTATCAGCAAAACGCCGGACACAACGGCAAAAATAGCCTTCACAGATAACAATACGAAATTCGCACAGGATGGCGTACAATGGATTATCAATCCGTACGACGAGTGGTATGCCCTGGTACGCGCCATCGAATTAAAAGAAAAGGACCCCTCCACCGTATTGCACCTCGTTACAGTAGCCGGCGCCGATACAGATCCGGTTATCCGCAAGGCCCTGGCCCTGGGTGGTGATGAAGCCTACCGCGTAAATGCCGACAGTCATGACAGTTTTTATATAGCCTCCCAGATCGCTGAAGTAGCGAAGCAGGGCAATTATGATCTTATTTTCACCGGTAAGGAAACGATTGACTACAATGGTTCCTCCATCGGTGGTATGGTGGCAGAACTGCTGAACCTGCCGTATGTGTCGCTGGCCATTAAGTTTGAGCTGAATAGCACTACCGCTACCATCACCCGTGAAATTGAAGGGGGCGAAGAAATTTGTGAAGTATCATTACCAGTAGTGGTGAGCTGCCAGAAAGGTATGGCCGAACAACGCATCCCCAATATGAAAGGTATTATGGGCGCACGTACCAAGCCGCTGAAAGTGGTAGAACCTGCTGCAGTGGATGCACTGACCTCCGTAGTAGGCTTTGAATTGCCTCCTGCCAAAGCAGGCGTAAAACTGGTCCCTGCTGATAATCCTGCAGAGCTGGTAAGACTGCTGCATGAAGAAACAAAGCTAATCTGA
- a CDS encoding UvrD-helicase domain-containing protein yields the protein MQLTAEQNAIVHSTGNIRINAVAGSGKTTTIIEYARARPDSRILYLAFNKAVKLEAVRKFAALGLDHVKVETAHSLAYKHIVFRHQYKVRAQGYKTAEIVSLLGLPGSGERHAEYILANHINKFVSYFCNSDKQRVQDLNYLDIVTDTQAKTFVKTFYHQIEQQTRLLLAKMDKGEIEVIHDFYLKKFQLLAPQLSFDHILFDEGQDASAAMLDVFFKQPATKVIVGDTHQQIYGWRFAVNSLEKADFKTYQLSTSFRFGQDIADLAMRVLTCKQYIDRDVAVSIKGKGTSKELKSKAVIARSNLGLLLMAINYVTEGKLKRVYFEGNINSYTYADEGTSLYDVLNLYQDNRSLIRDSLINGMKDMKDLEDYIEKTEDMQLSMMVEVVKEYGDEIPAIIKSIRDKHVKDEDKDKADMVFSTVHRCKGIEYDEVQLADDFITEERLKKIKEEKKKEDINISKLNEEINLLYVAVTRAKQHIFVPDAMMPEGFPYSAQVKALPFKKQQKQQTGNVAQKGRQGPVKIFKTPLTKRSFSYDTVGDDYRDSSKSWTNERDDELTIMHGDGVSIAEIADHFGCTKGAVKSRIKKLGLE from the coding sequence ATGCAATTGACTGCTGAACAAAACGCTATTGTTCATTCTACGGGGAATATCAGGATCAATGCGGTGGCGGGATCGGGGAAAACTACGACCATTATTGAGTATGCCAGGGCCCGGCCGGATAGCCGAATTTTATACCTGGCCTTTAACAAGGCGGTGAAGCTGGAGGCGGTCCGCAAATTTGCTGCATTGGGGCTCGATCATGTGAAAGTGGAAACAGCCCACTCGCTGGCTTATAAGCATATCGTATTCCGGCATCAATACAAGGTGAGGGCGCAGGGATATAAGACGGCGGAAATAGTTTCACTGTTGGGGCTGCCCGGCAGTGGAGAGCGGCATGCGGAATATATACTGGCCAATCATATTAATAAGTTTGTATCCTATTTCTGCAACAGTGATAAGCAAAGGGTGCAGGACCTGAATTACCTCGATATTGTAACTGATACGCAGGCAAAAACATTCGTGAAGACTTTCTATCATCAGATAGAACAGCAAACGCGCCTGTTGCTGGCAAAGATGGATAAAGGTGAAATTGAAGTGATACATGATTTCTACCTGAAGAAATTCCAGTTGCTGGCCCCGCAGCTATCTTTTGATCATATTCTGTTTGATGAGGGGCAGGATGCCTCGGCTGCCATGCTGGATGTGTTCTTTAAACAACCGGCCACTAAGGTGATCGTGGGAGATACGCATCAACAGATCTATGGCTGGCGTTTTGCGGTCAACTCGCTGGAAAAAGCAGACTTCAAAACCTATCAGTTGTCCACCAGTTTCCGGTTTGGACAGGACATAGCTGATCTTGCTATGCGTGTATTGACATGTAAGCAATATATTGACCGGGACGTGGCAGTGTCGATCAAAGGGAAAGGTACCAGTAAGGAGCTGAAATCGAAAGCGGTGATTGCCCGCTCCAACCTGGGCCTGTTATTGATGGCTATTAACTATGTAACGGAGGGGAAATTAAAGCGTGTTTATTTTGAAGGGAATATCAATTCTTATACGTACGCGGATGAAGGAACATCCTTGTATGATGTGCTGAACCTTTACCAGGACAACCGGTCTCTTATCAGGGACAGTCTTATCAATGGGATGAAGGACATGAAAGACCTGGAAGATTATATTGAAAAAACGGAGGACATGCAATTGTCGATGATGGTAGAAGTGGTAAAAGAATATGGCGATGAGATACCAGCAATCATAAAATCTATCCGGGACAAGCACGTAAAAGATGAGGATAAAGACAAGGCTGATATGGTCTTTTCTACGGTTCACCGCTGTAAGGGTATTGAATATGATGAGGTGCAACTGGCGGATGATTTTATTACGGAGGAAAGGTTGAAAAAGATAAAGGAGGAAAAGAAAAAAGAAGATATTAATATCTCCAAATTAAATGAGGAGATCAACCTCTTGTATGTAGCAGTGACGCGGGCCAAACAGCATATTTTTGTGCCGGATGCTATGATGCCGGAAGGGTTCCCTTATTCTGCACAGGTAAAAGCATTGCCATTCAAGAAACAGCAAAAGCAACAGACAGGGAACGTTGCGCAAAAAGGCAGGCAGGGGCCTGTAAAAATCTTTAAGACGCCGTTGACGAAGCGTTCCTTTTCTTACGACACGGTGGGGGATGATTACCGGGATAGTTCTAAATCCTGGACGAATGAACGGGATGATGAGTTAACCATCATGCATGGAGATGGCGTAAGCATTGCTGAAATTGCAGATCATTTTGGATGTACGAAGGGGGCTGTCAAATCACGTATTAAGAAGCTGGGGCTGGAGTAG
- a CDS encoding rhomboid family intramembrane serine protease, translated as MSITLIIIIITVLVSYSALNNTKIDNDLIFYPTSINYSRQWYRFFSHGLIHANYLHLGLNMYALYLFGRTVEEKFTYTVFQEKGKLMFLLLYVSALFFAALPLYLKHKDNSGYAARGASGAVAAVVFAFILLDPVRGIGIILIPVYIPGFIFGFLYLGLSAYMDKRGGGNIAHGAHFWGSVYGLAFVIIMASLFSDYPVLRMFVEQIKDYFHLS; from the coding sequence ATGAGCATTACTTTAATTATTATCATTATAACAGTATTGGTTTCTTATTCGGCGCTTAACAACACAAAAATTGATAACGATCTTATCTTTTATCCTACGTCTATTAACTACTCCCGGCAATGGTACCGCTTCTTTTCTCATGGCCTGATACACGCCAATTACCTCCACCTGGGACTTAATATGTATGCCTTGTATTTATTTGGTCGTACTGTGGAAGAAAAATTCACGTATACGGTATTCCAGGAAAAAGGGAAGCTCATGTTCCTTTTGTTGTATGTGTCGGCCTTGTTCTTTGCTGCATTACCGCTATACCTGAAGCATAAGGATAATTCCGGCTATGCCGCCAGAGGGGCTTCCGGCGCTGTGGCTGCTGTAGTATTTGCTTTTATCCTGCTCGACCCGGTAAGGGGCATCGGCATTATATTGATACCGGTTTATATTCCCGGGTTTATCTTCGGATTCCTATACCTCGGCCTGTCGGCCTATATGGACAAACGTGGCGGTGGCAATATCGCCCATGGCGCGCACTTCTGGGGCTCTGTCTATGGCCTGGCGTTCGTGATCATCATGGCCAGTCTTTTCTCAGATTATCCGGTGCTCCGTATGTTCGTGGAGCAGATTAAAGACTATTTCCACCTGTCTTAA
- the lepB gene encoding signal peptidase I, protein MSKKKKPLIVLAVIGGIIISLLVAARITGALIYFKTPSSANLPALKVGDEFFSSNLVSSERFDFITFYYTDSMQGKHVRVYRLCGMPGDKIAIKAGNLYVNDKSADTSLNLRLMYLIPDAGIMTVTEHFNLSGDDEPIRIDSGKAIVFLSKEQTKELTAMKIPCERYLHGKTQPPPPEIEAIYHQPWTLDDFGPIQVPKDHYFVLGDNRYNAADSRLIGLIKKSDLHGVVLGVK, encoded by the coding sequence ATGTCTAAAAAGAAGAAACCCCTTATCGTCCTGGCCGTTATTGGCGGCATTATTATTAGCCTTTTGGTGGCAGCCAGGATTACCGGCGCATTGATCTATTTCAAAACTCCCAGTAGCGCCAACCTGCCAGCCCTGAAAGTGGGCGATGAATTCTTTAGCTCCAACCTGGTGTCGTCTGAACGGTTTGATTTTATCACTTTCTACTACACTGATTCTATGCAAGGCAAGCATGTGCGTGTGTACCGCCTTTGCGGAATGCCCGGCGATAAAATAGCCATTAAAGCAGGTAACCTGTATGTGAATGACAAGTCTGCCGATACGTCGCTCAACCTTAGGCTCATGTATCTCATTCCTGATGCGGGTATAATGACAGTTACCGAGCATTTTAATCTCTCAGGCGATGATGAACCAATCCGGATTGATAGCGGGAAGGCAATTGTTTTTCTAAGCAAAGAGCAAACGAAAGAACTAACTGCCATGAAAATCCCGTGTGAACGGTATCTACACGGCAAAACCCAGCCTCCTCCGCCGGAGATTGAAGCGATCTACCACCAACCCTGGACGCTCGATGACTTCGGCCCCATTCAGGTACCTAAAGACCATTATTTTGTACTGGGCGACAATCGCTATAATGCCGCAGATTCCCGCCT
- a CDS encoding tetratricopeptide repeat protein → MERIEKLKAFLLASPDDSFLKHALALEYVKLGDEAGARQLFEEILTLDPGYIGSYYHLGKLLERTGEQPLAIEWYEKGMAAAKAAGDRHAYGELQGAYEEASGEW, encoded by the coding sequence ATGGAACGAATTGAGAAACTAAAAGCATTTCTGCTGGCCAGTCCGGATGATTCCTTCCTGAAACATGCGCTGGCATTGGAATACGTGAAATTGGGGGATGAGGCAGGCGCCCGGCAATTATTTGAGGAAATACTGACATTGGACCCCGGCTATATCGGCTCTTATTACCATTTGGGCAAACTGCTGGAACGAACCGGCGAGCAGCCACTGGCCATCGAATGGTACGAAAAAGGAATGGCTGCCGCCAAAGCGGCGGGTGACCGGCATGCGTACGGAGAGCTGCAGGGGGCGTATGAAGAGGCGAGTGGTGAATGGTGA
- the tilS gene encoding tRNA lysidine(34) synthetase TilS: MSLLKRFKEFADKEHLFTTTDRLLLAVSGGIDSAVLCELCYQGGYDFVIAHCNFRLRGEESERDEQFVRDLGKKYSKEVLVKQFDTEAYAAQQKVSIQVAARELRYAWFEEIASGKRRVASGEDLVILTAHHLDDNIETVLMKFFKGTGIAGMRGILPRQGKIVRPLLFAKKEELAQFAADHQLPWVEDSSNAQDKYARNYLRHQVVPLLQKLYPEVVNNLAANITRFREVEELYHQAVEAHQKKLLEYKGSEVHIPVLKLKKAAPLATLVYEITKGYGFTAAQTADIIHLLDSESGRYVASGTHRIIRNRNWLIIAPVRTEAVNHIIIEKEDTLVQFSMGSLLLKNVSLKGSPFPTHHSPLTTDNSIACLDSKHLHFPLLLRRWKAGDYFYPLGMKKKKKVARFLIDSKLSQTDKEKVWVLESNKKILWVVGMRIDDRCKLDHDTKAILQVEFKTGGNSL, from the coding sequence ATGAGTTTATTAAAGAGATTTAAGGAGTTTGCAGATAAAGAACATCTTTTCACCACAACGGACAGGTTGCTGCTGGCGGTGAGCGGGGGGATTGACTCTGCCGTATTGTGCGAGCTCTGTTACCAGGGGGGGTATGATTTTGTGATCGCTCATTGCAATTTCCGGCTAAGAGGGGAGGAGAGTGAGCGGGATGAACAGTTTGTGCGGGACCTGGGTAAAAAGTATAGCAAGGAAGTGCTGGTAAAACAATTTGATACGGAAGCGTATGCTGCACAGCAGAAGGTATCTATACAGGTAGCGGCGAGGGAATTAAGGTATGCGTGGTTTGAAGAAATTGCAAGTGGCAAGCGGCGAGTGGCAAGTGGGGAAGACCTTGTTATTTTGACTGCTCACCACCTCGATGATAATATCGAAACAGTATTGATGAAGTTCTTCAAAGGCACGGGCATTGCCGGAATGCGGGGCATATTACCCAGGCAGGGGAAGATAGTACGGCCCTTGTTATTTGCGAAGAAGGAAGAACTGGCGCAGTTTGCGGCCGACCATCAACTGCCATGGGTGGAAGACAGCTCCAATGCGCAGGATAAATACGCCCGCAATTATCTGCGGCACCAGGTAGTACCGCTGTTACAAAAGCTCTATCCTGAAGTGGTGAATAACCTGGCCGCCAATATCACCCGTTTCCGGGAAGTGGAAGAACTGTATCACCAGGCAGTGGAAGCACATCAAAAGAAGTTGCTTGAATACAAAGGGAGTGAGGTGCATATCCCCGTATTGAAGTTGAAAAAAGCAGCGCCCTTGGCTACCCTGGTATACGAAATCACAAAAGGATATGGCTTCACGGCTGCCCAAACGGCCGACATTATTCACCTGCTGGATAGTGAATCCGGCCGCTATGTGGCGTCGGGTACGCATCGCATCATCAGGAACCGCAACTGGCTCATCATAGCGCCGGTGCGTACAGAAGCAGTGAATCACATTATCATAGAGAAGGAGGATACATTGGTTCAGTTTTCAATGGGTAGCCTGCTGCTCAAAAATGTGAGCCTCAAAGGTTCCCCATTCCCCACTCACCACTCACCACTTACTACTGACAACTCCATAGCCTGTTTAGACAGCAAGCATCTCCATTTCCCGCTCCTGCTTCGCCGCTGGAAGGCCGGCGATTATTTCTATCCCCTGGGCATGAAAAAGAAGAAGAAAGTGGCCCGCTTTCTCATTGACAGCAAGCTATCCCAAACAGACAAGGAAAAAGTATGGGTGCTGGAAAGCAATAAAAAGATCCTTTGGGTAGTGGGCATGCGTATTGATGACCGCTGTAAGCTGGACCATGATACAAAAGCCATATTACAGGTGGAATTTAAGACAGGTGGAAATAGTCTTTAA
- a CDS encoding Sb-PDE family phosphodiesterase produces the protein MYKLPALILCLLSVATFAQTERIPHSHKMARSLKFPDMPGYKTMKCDLHQHTVFSDGSVWPDIRVAEALMDGLDAISLTEHLEYQPHKADIPHPDRNRSYELALKEAKDHNLLIIRGSEITRKMPPGHCNAIFIEDANKMLIEDSVAVFREAKRQNAFTFWNHPMWVSQRPDGISTLTPMHKMLIKEKLLDGIEVVNDVNYSDEALQIALDNNLTIMGTSDVHKLVDWTFGVPQGGHRPVTLVFTKEATIEAIREGLMNRRTVVFYKDLLIGRDEYLVPLIKESLKVSSAKYLPKTSVLQLEIENVTSAEFTLQNKSKYTFHAHADIVTLKPGEKTLIEVKTKDKLTSIDLTFEVLNAIHAPNSHPTITIPVKITP, from the coding sequence ATGTACAAACTACCGGCCTTAATTCTTTGCCTTCTTTCAGTAGCTACTTTTGCACAAACAGAACGGATTCCCCATAGTCACAAAATGGCCCGCAGCCTGAAATTCCCCGATATGCCGGGCTACAAAACCATGAAATGCGACCTGCACCAGCATACGGTGTTCTCCGATGGCAGCGTATGGCCCGATATACGCGTGGCAGAAGCCCTGATGGACGGACTGGATGCCATATCACTCACCGAGCACCTGGAGTACCAGCCACATAAAGCCGATATTCCACATCCCGACCGCAACCGCTCCTACGAGTTGGCCCTCAAAGAAGCCAAAGACCACAACCTGCTCATCATTCGTGGCTCAGAGATCACCCGCAAAATGCCGCCCGGCCACTGCAATGCCATCTTTATTGAAGATGCCAATAAAATGCTGATAGAAGATTCTGTAGCCGTATTCCGCGAAGCCAAAAGGCAAAATGCCTTTACCTTCTGGAACCATCCCATGTGGGTCAGCCAACGCCCTGATGGCATTTCCACACTCACCCCCATGCACAAGATGCTCATTAAAGAAAAACTGCTCGATGGGATTGAAGTGGTGAATGATGTGAACTATTCAGATGAGGCGCTGCAGATAGCGCTGGACAATAACCTGACCATCATGGGCACCAGCGATGTGCACAAACTGGTAGATTGGACCTTCGGAGTGCCCCAGGGAGGCCACCGGCCCGTTACCCTCGTATTTACCAAAGAAGCAACCATAGAGGCCATCAGAGAAGGATTGATGAACAGGAGAACAGTGGTCTTCTACAAGGACCTGCTGATTGGCAGGGATGAATACCTGGTACCGCTCATTAAAGAGTCACTGAAAGTGAGCAGTGCCAAATACTTGCCCAAAACAAGTGTACTGCAATTGGAGATCGAAAATGTGACCAGTGCCGAATTTACCCTGCAGAACAAATCGAAATATACCTTTCACGCACATGCAGATATCGTTACACTGAAACCCGGTGAGAAGACCCTGATAGAGGTAAAGACAAAAGACAAATTAACCAGCATTGACCTCACCTTCGAAGTGCTCAATGCCATCCATGCACCTAATAGCCATCCTACTATTACAATACCAGTGAAGATAACACCATAA
- the ispE gene encoding 4-(cytidine 5'-diphospho)-2-C-methyl-D-erythritol kinase has translation MIAFPNCKINLGLHITRKRADGFHDLETVFYPLPLKDAIEIIGRPVSAQGFPLHEGPDEVELFMSGLPVQGAPADNLCVKAWHLLKKDFPQLPPIQLYLHKAIPMGAGLGGGSADAAFTLQLLNDKFRLGISREQLLDYSLQLGSDCPFFIINQPCIATGRGELLQTLPLDLSGYSFLLVYPEVHINTKWAFEQITPTLPATPISEVIRQPVHTWKNTLVNDFEAPVCKQHPALQSIKESLYAAGAVYASMTGSGSSFYGIFPKGKTPEGLFPSYKSYILSR, from the coding sequence ATGATCGCCTTCCCCAATTGCAAGATCAATCTTGGTTTACACATTACCCGGAAACGGGCCGATGGATTCCATGACCTGGAAACGGTATTCTACCCCCTGCCGCTGAAAGATGCGATAGAAATTATTGGCAGGCCGGTATCCGCCCAGGGCTTCCCCCTGCACGAGGGGCCCGATGAGGTGGAACTATTCATGAGCGGCCTTCCGGTACAGGGCGCCCCGGCTGATAATCTCTGCGTAAAAGCCTGGCACCTGCTGAAAAAAGACTTTCCCCAATTGCCCCCCATACAATTGTACCTGCACAAGGCCATTCCCATGGGGGCCGGACTGGGAGGCGGCTCTGCCGACGCGGCCTTTACCCTGCAATTACTAAATGATAAATTCAGGCTGGGCATCAGCCGGGAGCAATTGCTGGATTATTCCCTTCAATTGGGTAGTGATTGCCCCTTTTTTATTATTAATCAGCCCTGTATAGCCACCGGGCGCGGTGAATTACTACAGACCCTCCCGCTGGACCTATCTGGCTATTCGTTCCTGCTGGTATACCCCGAAGTACATATCAATACCAAATGGGCCTTTGAACAGATCACCCCTACCCTTCCGGCCACGCCCATCAGCGAGGTGATTAGGCAACCCGTCCACACCTGGAAAAATACACTGGTCAATGATTTTGAAGCGCCTGTATGCAAACAGCATCCGGCCCTCCAAAGTATTAAAGAAAGCCTCTATGCCGCCGGTGCTGTCTATGCCTCCATGACGGGCAGCGGTTCCAGCTTTTATGGCATTTTCCCCAAAGGAAAAACGCCGGAAGGTTTATTTCCTTCATACAAAAGTTATATCTTAAGCCGGTAA
- a CDS encoding 23S rRNA (pseudouridine(1915)-N(3))-methyltransferase RlmH has translation MKIHFWSIGKKHEPYVQAGIEDFTGRISKYYPVQWTIIPVPKNAGMLSEMDLKKKEGETILEWLDSGDYLVALDERGKSFSSEGLAKFMQARANESIKKLVFLIGGAYGIDDAVLKRANHKWSLSDLTFPHQLVRLILAEQVYRACTIIRNEKYHHS, from the coding sequence ATGAAGATCCATTTCTGGTCGATAGGTAAAAAACATGAGCCGTATGTACAAGCCGGTATAGAAGACTTCACCGGCCGCATATCGAAATATTATCCGGTGCAGTGGACGATCATTCCTGTGCCCAAAAATGCAGGCATGCTCAGTGAAATGGACCTGAAGAAGAAAGAAGGAGAAACGATCCTGGAATGGCTCGACAGCGGCGATTACCTGGTAGCGTTGGATGAACGGGGCAAGTCCTTCTCTTCCGAAGGACTGGCCAAATTCATGCAGGCCAGGGCCAATGAAAGTATTAAAAAACTGGTATTCCTTATCGGCGGCGCCTATGGCATTGATGACGCAGTATTGAAAAGGGCCAATCATAAATGGTCCTTATCCGATCTTACCTTCCCCCACCAGTTGGTGCGGCTCATACTGGCCGAGCAGGTTTACCGTGCCTGCACCATTATACGCAATGAAAAGTACCACCATAGTTAA